A section of the Amblyomma americanum isolate KBUSLIRL-KWMA chromosome 2, ASM5285725v1, whole genome shotgun sequence genome encodes:
- the LOC144118525 gene encoding uncharacterized protein LOC144118525, whose translation MSSPPPGAHRRSDDMASGLQSTPSGSTEMGRQGAKTTGGDPAAKPKLSDGNTTTSNRPASPALVEQRTPSVIIEEVQRSQFRDQRRVATAAIAACGAILIVLIVVMYIIVSGSSSNSRPPPPPAQSSTTAMPALLAELHRRPFR comes from the exons ATGTCCAGTCCTCCGCCGGGAGCCCACAGGAGGTCGGACGACATGGCCAGCGGGCTGCAGTCGACGCCGAGCGGGTCGACAGAGATGGGTCGCCAGGGAGCAAAGACGACTGGCGGCGACCCGGCCGCGAAGCCGAAGCTGTCGGACGGAAACACCACCACCAGCAACCGGCCCGCCAGCCCCGCACTGGTCGAACAACGCACGCCCAGCGTCATCATCGAGGAAGTGCAACGCTCACAG TTTCGGGACCAGCGGCGAGTGGCGACGGCCGCCATCGCTGCCTGCGGCGCCATCCTGATCGTCCTCATCGTCGTCATGTACATCATCGTCTCTGGCTCCAGCTCCAACAGTCGGCCTCCCCCGCCGCCCGCCCAGAGCTCCACGACCGCGATGCCCGCCCTGTTAGCTGAGCTGCACCGGCGTCCGTTCAGATAG